AAAGATGTTGTGGCAGAAAATTCTAGGAGAAAGGACATTTCACAAGAGGTTAAGGCTGAAACTAGAAGAGCAGGATGAAGAAAACCAGCTTTACCTTCACTCTGTAACTTGTGCATTcgcaacagggaaatgcaaacaggCTAGCAACCCCCAAACATAAAACACAGAGCCGTAGTCTTCAGCAAATGCCTTTACCAAAAAGGCCTTCTGTGTTTCTACTGTACTTCCTTTTACTGTCCAAGGAAATAAAGCAGCTCTCCTTTCTTAAGGACCTCAATGACAAAAATGTttgaaggggtacctgggtggctcagttggttgggcgactgccttcggctcgggtcatgatcctggaatcccaggactgagtcccacattgggttgcctgctctgcagggatatgcttctccctctgaccctctccccctcatgctctctctgtctctcaaataaataaacaaaatatttttttaaaaagtttaaaaatcaattattctGCATATCTTTAAGGCTGAATATGGACTAGTATGGGGCTCCCCACCTTTTTGGATCATAAATTCCTCctagaatttataaataaaaataaagcatgccCTCTTTtcccagggaaaaaaaatgcattctgcACCTATATGCAATTCTGTGTACACTTTCCACGGAGTTGTACATCCAAGGACTCTATTCCTTCCTATACCAAGTATTTCTCAACCGCCTATTACATGCCAATTATCATGTAGATGTGAACAAATCTTTATGGGCCTGGGGGGTGGGTATGGAAATCTCTGAAGAAACAGGGTGCAGATGTGGGTTCTCAGACCAACTCAACCAACATCAAGTCCTATAACATTCTTAGGCACCTGTCCAACTTAACGAAGTTGTTACATGGAGGAGAGATGCAGAAACTGTATTGAGAAAGGAGTTACCAGAATGTCCACACAACTAGCCATACATCAAGGTGTACTCAAATTCATCCTCATGAAATAATCACGATTATGACTGAGCCTGAAAATGTGCTCCTGAGACACCACAGGTCACTCTGTACGGATCTCGCCAGCATAATGTCTTACACTGCACCTGTGCCTTTTtaggttttcttccttctcattctgtTCACGGCCGTCTCATGCAATCACGCGAGAAAACCTGTCACCCAGAAGCGTACCTTTGCTTGAGCTCCCCGGTGGCCCGGAGGACTGACTGGAGGCTGCAGACATCCACCTGCACGACGCTGACCTCGGCGGCGGGGTGAGAGGCCAGCAGCGCCCCGCGGACAGCCTCCGCCTTGCCCACGTTCCTGCACGCCAGACACACGTGCAGCTCATCGTCCTCCTCCAGCAGCCGCTTGCAGAGTGCGAGGCCAACGCCACTGCCAGGACAATTTGGAGACCGAACATGCGTTCGTTCAGATGGTGCCACATAGGAGGCATTGCTCTCTGGTTCAGAAAACTGCCTCTACCCAGATAAGCTCCCATGAGGAGCCCcagcagaggaaaaaagactcaaaaattGCAAAGAAGAAGGGacacccgccccccccaccccaaacctgaATAGTCAGTTACTCGCTCAGGATGCTGCCCAGTTTGCCTTTCTCCTATTTTGCAAAAGCTCGAACACACAATTAAGCACACTGCACATGGGAGCTGACTTTTCATCCGGCGGTTTGCATTCTGTACTGGCTAGGACACTGGTGAAAGGGAGTCAGTATATCACCAGCGAGAGCTGAGAAGAGCTAGTTCTAGCTCTAGCCGTTTCCCGTGTGCCTGTTTTGCTTTGCTGTCTCTGTCCCTCAAGGACAAGGGCTCTACTACCCATTGGCATCACTGCCACCATCCAGAGCTTGCAAACTTCCCAATCAGGAACGGATGGATCTTTCAGTAACACAGCATGAGCCAAGTCCCTCTCAACCACTATGATCGAATAACCCGCAGGAAGAGAACAAACTTCACATGACTAAGCAGCAGGTAAGAAGAGGAAACATGAGATGGGCCCCAGGAAAGAGCAGGAGGATGAGGGCACAAGTCAAAGACAGATAAACTACTTGCGAAACTGCACAGTAAGTGAGGACACCACTCCGATAGGCAGGGCTGAGTGCAACCAAAGCCTGGGCCTTGCCAGCACAGCACCAAAAGTATTTACATTTATGCTTTCTCACTGGATAATAGCAGGTCTTTCCAATAAATATCCAAGTGCATAATATCACCATATGTGACTCGTTGACAAGAGTCCAGCTTAGGAAGTACCTTGTCGACCAGTGAGGGCACTCACATACCCCTGCCACACTGGCTGGGCTAAGACAGATGTGACTAGGTCACTGAAAGGGGGCGATTTTAGATGACGTTTGACATGTCTTCTGCCTTCATCCCTCAAAACCGCCCACTGCAACAGGCAGAAGAGAGGCCTGGTTGGTGTCATCCTCCCCACTCTTCAAGAAGTGcggatgaggggcgcctgggttaaagcctctgctttcggctcaggtcatggtctcggggtcctgcgatcgagccccacatcgggccatctgctcagcggggagcctgcttcctcctctctctctctctctctctgcctacttgtgatctctgtctgtcaaataaataaacaaaatctttaaaaaaaaaaaaaaagcaagaacgAAAGAGAAGTGCAGATGAGAAGTCAGAGCAGGGGACAGAAGAGGCCAAGGGTCCACAGGGGCAGCCCTGGAATAACTAGGAACGGGGGAACGGCTGTCTGCGCTCCTGCCACGTCTCGCCAGGTAGAGGGTGACTTTTTAAGAGCGAGTCTGGGTGTCTAGCTGCGTCCTGGGTGGACaactccgccccccacccccagcccgccCCACCGCTCCTGGGTGTTGAAACTTGTCCGGGGCGCAAAGTCCTGCACAGATACGGCGCCCGGAGCACAGCGTGGCCGCGACGCTAAGCGCGGGGCACTGAGGTCCACACGGACCAGCCGGCGGAGGCGGGGTCCGCGTGGGAAGCGCCCTGGTCCCGGATCCCAGCGGGACCCCCGCGACGCTCCCGCTTGCCTTTCCGCCGTCACGTTTAATTCCAGCACGGGTCACTGAGCGGCTCGGGCCACTGAGCGGCTCGGGCCGCCGGACGCCCGCATCGGGCGCGGCGGGGACCCGGGGACACAGGGACCGGGGCTCGCGCGAGGCCCCGCGGGGCAAGGCCGGGGACGCGCCCTCCCGGGGACGGGCGCCGGCGGTGGTCCGGCCCTGCTCTTCCTGCTCCCCGCGACCCCCGacccgccgccgcggccgccgaaGTCGCCTCACCTGCTGGCCCCGGTGACCAGCACCACCTTCCGCATGGTCTCCCTCCCaccgccgcgccgcgccgccgGGAACCGCCACCGCCGCCCGAGCGGAGCAATCCGGCCGTCCGCCGCGGCCACGCCCACGCCGCCGCGGCCCAATCAGAGCCCGGCGGACCCGCCTCCTTGCGTCATCGACTCCGCGCCGGGCCCTCCAATCGCCGCACGCAGTGCGCTCCCGGAGAGGGGGGGGCCGAGGGTGGGGTGAGGTAGGCCGAGGGGCGGAGTCGGGCCCGAGCCAATCCGGACTCTTCTCGTCCCTAGGCGGCGCCCGAGTGCGGGAGGACCGGCCACGCTCCTTCAGACCCGCGGGGTCCCCGGAAGGACTTGGGTGCAGAGTCGTGACACGCAGGGGCTATCAGCCTGCCACTCTGTTGCAGGAAGGCCTCAGGATAGTTGCGCAAGAACGCCTTAATTTTAGCGGCAAGTTTTGGGTCTAGGAATTCAAGTTTGGGTATTATCATCTACTTTGCTTTTCGCTTCTTTTAGGAAGTGTAGCTGCAGGCACTGTGCCCCTTTACAGACCAGCTTCTGATCCCAGACCTgctctttctccttaaaaaaatcatctttggagaaatgaacattgctttcattaaaaattttatgtagaaTCTTGCATGAAATACCAATTTTCAAAATTTGGAGTGTGGTATGAATCAGAGTATCTAAGAACTTCATAGGACATTGTGAGCCGCATCCTGTAAGCTCCTACTTCAGTGTTCCTCCAACTCAGTGGTGGTAAAGGACCcgttttgtttttccaagacaTCCCAGATGGAtacttttggaaaatacagtaacaatgcattttagaaaaatgaaataaaaagcgaAGTATACAAAATACAAGTCCTCAATATTTATTATTAGATACAACACATAAAAGAATATTCTGCCAAACTGCTATGAAAGTTTCTGAGGCTTACTCTAGGTTTCTGTATGTACCTTGTATTGGTAACAAGGTGACCATCACTAGTCTAGGTTCACACTAAGTAACTCCACACCTCATGTGCCTAACTCTGGGGAACATGCTTTAATCTACTTCCTGGCCTCTTTCAAAGTTTCAATTATTTATGCACAGCAATGATCCATGAGCAATGTGAGACTGATATAATTTATACTGGCTTTTGAAATCATAGAGGTCTTGGTTAATTGATACTGTAAGGGCACTCCAACTTGCTTCAAGTTTATGCACTCCTTGCTTGCACCCTTGGTTTGCAACAGAATAACCTACTTTCCTTAGGTTTGCAGACCACTGGCCTTAAGGAGTGAAGAAGTAAACTTTCCCAGAATATAAGGTCTGACTACATTTAGAAACAGCTACCACAGATACCAGCCAGCATGTCTGTTCAGGGTCATGTCAACAGACGACTAAGCAcctgggcacctgcttctcccccatgcAGCCACCCCACCCCTTATCCCATGCCTTCTTTAAAACTTTCCACCTTGACCCAATTGGGGAAGATGGTCTTTGAGAAGCTACTCCACTGCCTTCCCAGGTTGCCAGCTTCCTGAATAAAGCTTCCTTTGCTTTCCCACCATCACTTGTCTCTCGAGTGTTGATTTCCAGGGGCAAGCAGCCGAAGCTGAGTTCAAAACTGGTTCTCTGTCCAGGAACAATATCAACTAGTTTAGTAATACTTTATCTTATACCAATAAAAttatatccaaaaaataaatccaattgTTTGAATATTAGATTCCTAAATCATTCAAACATCTCTATTGTTATCTGGGTGGAACTCAGCTCCTACCCTTCtgctattttcaaatattctaaagagaccatattttaacaatattttctggGAGTCCTAGAATAAAATTAACCCCAATCTTTAAGTTTAGACCCAAAGTTTCCTTTTAAGATGTCCTAGGGCTCAGAAGTGGCATGTAGAAGGAATAGAGTTGTGGGGTTGTCCTGTGAAAAACTCATTCCTccagagaagggggagggccCAGGCTCTGGAGATTCAGCATCCCCACAATTTGGGGATGCCAGCCAGTACAGGACCCACTGTGAGTTAAGTGAAGACAGGACGACCAGAGCTTCCATCTCCTACTAGTGTGATATCCATCCAGTCCAAGTGAGAAAGCCTTGTtccttgcttccctctttctatTCAGTTGGACCTTTCAAGTTTCTGTAACCTTCCCAGGATGGGTGAACCACTAGAGGTGCCAGAGAAACCAGGAGAACAGAAATCTATTAAAACAGTTggcattaaattttatattttaaaaatatctaatcaGATGTAGGACACCTCAGTAATGGTTATAATATATAGTTCAGTGATAGGTGAGTAAGTATGGCTTTCATCAAATCAAACTAGTCATCTTGAGTTTATACTGTTCATGGGCTGTTTTCCTGGAAACCAGAAGAACCTAGTAGGCGACATTCCATTTATCCCCAGTAAACCTTGGCCCCTAGAACAGAATCGTAAATGGAGCACTCCTACCTTTGACTACTTATTACCTTATAAAGTAAGTTTGCCTCTACTCTAACTGCAGAAACCCATCTCTGGTTCCTTTGCTGGTGCCTGAAACAGTCCTTAGGTAGACAGAGATGAGCAAAGGTAGCTTTAACACCTGGGACAGAGCTCTACTCGGCATCTTTAGAAACTTCTCCAGAATGGACTTGTCTCTGGTTTAAAAACAGGGGCAAAAGAACAGCTGCCAAGGGGCCACGTAGCTTTTCTCGTGGGTATCTTTCATCCTTCTCCTCTTCAAATCACTAGTCCTTCAGTCTGGCCCAAACCTACTCTGACAGAGGAATTTTACTCATTTCACTCAATAGGAAGAGAAAGATATGTTGCTTATACATAAGGAGTTACTGGGTGCCTCTCAAGGACCGGAAGGTAAGTGTGTATACttctttttcaaatacaaaatgaacataaaattctAAGTAGCAATAAATCAGTAACAAATTATAT
The window above is part of the Mustela nigripes isolate SB6536 chromosome 10, MUSNIG.SB6536, whole genome shotgun sequence genome. Proteins encoded here:
- the HSD17B7 gene encoding 3-keto-steroid reductase/17-beta-hydroxysteroid dehydrogenase 7 isoform X3, which produces MRKVVLVTGASSGVGLALCKRLLEEDDELHVCLACRNVGKAEAVRGALLASHPAAEVSVVQVDVCSLQSVLRATGELKQRFQRLDYVYLNAGIMPNPQLNIKALFSSLFSS